Proteins encoded by one window of Candidatus Zixiibacteriota bacterium:
- a CDS encoding tetratricopeptide repeat protein, whose protein sequence is MKQFKRIAVLLTILIIASGCVYYNTFYYARKAFNEAESKRKEAGRKGGKSGSCGYNRALDKSQIVLEKYPNSSWYDDALFVNGVSSFYMGDYSKAEKRFRELIANYPKSEYVMESRLYLAKTKLKLGEETEAMSLFEIQLEESKDKTVKSQAAVALGEYYFGEKDYVTAEKYFNSLIDSLGATEDKIVAQMYVADGQYVRFNYKSALENYLKVLALKPVLADEYRATFRAGECCFYLNEIEDGMTYFNKLAQNNLFYDSLSAIRLMIAFGHELDGDLPLAERTYKQVALEDQRQAGSMANYNLGLIYQFDYEDYKKAKEYYDLAKRAGSGSGIYHDALQRSTDIGKLQEYSKRKVFDSTSTQEEIDEAARTQYLLAELYLIQMGKPDSAMQEFRYVAQNFPEAYIAPKAMIAIAQMLRDSYDDTLGFDTTLRVVLGNYPRSDFAPEAIALLGLSGTLADTGYAGYYYHKGENFSFDDRNIDSAKYYFSIVADSFPRSTYNKQARYALLWLKEMYENPEDSSLYFAYANFADSFGQTEYGKAAIKKLAGRPKFVNPTGKDENIPSADTTAVADAQDADTTGDSTQQRTLTPEEKYFIGPDGNTLFAVQGSPLRVDREFKYPPAAYTTNFEGFLYFQIRIDPFGDVVDLRLMNPTPSEPLNQEAYETVKVSHWDTRWIPPQLYDSWFVYKYLVQLPRSMK, encoded by the coding sequence ATGAAACAGTTTAAGCGGATAGCTGTTCTGCTGACGATTCTTATCATTGCCTCGGGCTGTGTCTATTATAACACCTTCTATTATGCCCGAAAAGCCTTCAACGAGGCGGAATCGAAACGAAAAGAGGCGGGTCGTAAGGGAGGCAAAAGCGGCAGCTGCGGGTATAACCGGGCTTTGGATAAATCTCAAATCGTTCTTGAGAAATACCCTAATTCCAGCTGGTATGATGATGCTCTTTTTGTCAACGGGGTTTCCAGCTTCTATATGGGCGACTATTCTAAGGCGGAAAAAAGGTTTCGGGAACTGATTGCCAATTATCCCAAATCAGAATATGTCATGGAATCACGCTTGTATCTGGCCAAGACCAAGTTGAAGCTGGGTGAAGAAACGGAGGCGATGAGCCTCTTTGAAATTCAGCTTGAGGAAAGCAAAGACAAAACGGTCAAGTCCCAGGCGGCTGTGGCTCTGGGGGAATATTATTTCGGTGAGAAAGACTACGTGACGGCGGAGAAATACTTCAATTCGCTCATTGATTCGCTGGGAGCCACCGAAGATAAAATTGTCGCTCAGATGTATGTGGCCGACGGGCAGTATGTCCGATTCAATTACAAGAGCGCCCTCGAAAACTATTTAAAAGTCCTTGCTCTTAAGCCGGTGCTGGCGGATGAGTATCGGGCCACTTTCCGCGCCGGGGAATGCTGTTTCTATCTCAATGAGATTGAGGATGGCATGACCTATTTCAATAAACTGGCGCAAAACAATCTCTTTTATGATTCACTTTCGGCGATTCGGCTCATGATAGCGTTCGGACATGAATTGGATGGTGATCTGCCGCTGGCGGAAAGAACCTATAAGCAGGTGGCGCTGGAGGATCAGAGACAGGCCGGATCTATGGCTAATTATAACCTCGGACTTATCTATCAGTTCGATTATGAGGATTATAAGAAGGCCAAGGAATACTACGACCTGGCCAAGCGGGCCGGCTCCGGAAGCGGCATTTACCATGATGCCCTGCAGCGTTCCACCGATATCGGCAAGTTGCAGGAGTACTCGAAGCGGAAAGTCTTTGACTCGACATCCACGCAGGAGGAAATCGATGAAGCCGCCCGAACGCAGTACCTTCTGGCCGAGCTGTACCTGATCCAGATGGGGAAACCGGATTCGGCCATGCAGGAGTTCCGTTACGTGGCCCAGAATTTCCCCGAAGCCTATATCGCACCCAAGGCCATGATTGCGATCGCCCAGATGTTGCGTGACAGCTATGATGACACGCTGGGGTTCGATACCACCCTGCGGGTTGTCCTCGGGAACTATCCCCGCTCCGATTTTGCGCCCGAGGCAATCGCCCTTCTGGGACTTAGCGGCACCTTGGCCGATACCGGCTATGCCGGATACTATTACCATAAAGGGGAGAATTTCTCCTTTGACGACCGCAATATCGATTCCGCCAAATACTATTTCTCCATTGTGGCCGACAGTTTCCCCCGCTCGACATACAATAAGCAGGCCCGATATGCTCTGCTCTGGCTGAAAGAGATGTATGAAAACCCGGAGGATTCCTCGCTGTACTTTGCTTATGCCAACTTTGCCGACTCATTCGGTCAAACCGAGTATGGGAAAGCGGCGATCAAGAAGCTGGCCGGACGACCCAAATTCGTCAATCCGACCGGAAAAGATGAGAATATCCCTTCGGCCGACACGACCGCTGTTGCTGATGCCCAGGACGCCGACACTACCGGCGATTCCACCCAGCAGAGAACTCTCACTCCCGAAGAGAAATACTTTATCGGCCCTGACGGGAATACCCTGTTCGCGGTTCAGGGTTCGCCTCTCCGAGTCGATCGGGAGTTCAAATACCCGCCGGCGGCGTACACAACAAATTTTGAAGGGTTCCTTTATTTTCAGATCCGCATCGATCCTTTCGGCGATGTCGTTGATTTGAGACTGATGAATCCGACTCCCTCCGAGCCGCTCAATCAGGAGGCCTACGAAACGGTGAAAGTGTCGCACTGGGATACGCGCTGGATTCCTCCACAATTATATGATTCATGGTTTGTTTATAAATATTTGGTGCAACTTCCTCGGAGTATGAAGTGA
- a CDS encoding 4Fe-4S cluster-binding domain-containing protein, protein MKKKSPQEIIEIGQNLYDSLDSCRLCPMDCRVNRLKEQLGKCESTAELKVASFNIHLGEEPPLSGGGGSGTIFLSHCSLFCKYCQNYPISQFGNGRAVTIEECKDMMLDLEERGAENINFVTPDHMLPMILLALGQARAEGMQLPLVYNCSGYQKLDILQRLDGIIDIYLVDMRYDDDEMALKYSGCHNYVEINRTSVREMFRQVGSLKCDRRRIARSGVIVRHLVLPGNISGSAGIFNFLAGEISRDIYISLMSQYFPAYKAADEVAIARRITAAEFEFALESFYEAGLRNGFIQELAYETV, encoded by the coding sequence ATGAAAAAGAAATCCCCCCAGGAAATAATCGAAATCGGGCAAAATCTGTATGATTCGCTTGATTCCTGTCGGCTCTGCCCGATGGATTGCCGGGTCAACCGCCTTAAAGAGCAATTGGGGAAATGTGAGAGTACGGCCGAACTGAAAGTGGCCAGTTTCAATATCCATTTGGGAGAGGAGCCGCCACTTTCGGGCGGCGGCGGTTCCGGGACAATTTTCCTTTCCCATTGCTCCCTTTTCTGCAAATATTGCCAGAATTATCCTATATCGCAATTTGGCAACGGCCGCGCTGTGACCATTGAAGAATGCAAGGATATGATGCTGGACCTTGAGGAGCGCGGCGCCGAGAATATCAATTTCGTCACTCCCGATCACATGCTTCCGATGATACTTCTGGCACTCGGGCAGGCCCGGGCCGAAGGGATGCAACTTCCCCTTGTTTATAACTGTTCCGGTTATCAGAAACTGGATATATTGCAGCGGTTGGATGGTATAATAGATATATATCTGGTTGACATGCGATATGATGATGATGAAATGGCTTTGAAGTATTCTGGGTGTCATAATTATGTAGAAATCAATCGAACCTCGGTGCGGGAGATGTTTCGTCAGGTTGGGAGTCTCAAATGTGACCGGCGCCGGATTGCCCGCTCGGGAGTAATTGTCCGTCATCTGGTGCTCCCCGGGAATATCTCCGGTTCCGCGGGAATTTTCAACTTTCTGGCCGGCGAAATCTCGAGGGATATTTATATTTCGCTTATGAGTCAGTATTTTCCGGCCTACAAGGCGGCCGACGAAGTCGCCATCGCCCGGCGTATCACCGCGGCCGAATTCGAATTCGCGCTGGAATCATTTTATGAGGCGGGTCTGAGAAACGGATTTATTCAGGAACTGGCGTATGAAACAGTTTAA
- a CDS encoding NAD-dependent deacylase, translating into MIDFPPELRKVLQSVKRVAVLTGDGISAESGVPTFRGTEGLWSKFRPEELATVEAFMDNSKLVWEWYLHRRELMSKVSPNPGHFALVEMERHFEDFTLITQNVDGLHRTAGSQNLLEVHGNISRNKCFACGQPFSGEIDIEAGKLPLCNCGGRIRPDVVWFGELLPEEAVMAAFEAAARAELFFSVGTSALVHPAAAMPFAAKRNGAYLVEINLEPTPLTEFADFAAHGKAGEILPEIVRIMKE; encoded by the coding sequence ATGATAGATTTTCCGCCGGAATTACGCAAAGTCTTACAATCTGTGAAGCGAGTAGCCGTATTGACCGGAGACGGCATCTCGGCCGAATCGGGGGTGCCGACTTTCCGCGGCACTGAAGGGCTCTGGTCGAAATTCCGCCCGGAGGAACTGGCCACGGTTGAGGCATTTATGGATAATTCCAAGCTTGTGTGGGAGTGGTACTTACACCGGCGGGAGCTGATGAGCAAAGTTTCCCCCAACCCCGGTCATTTCGCACTTGTGGAAATGGAAAGGCATTTCGAAGATTTTACATTGATCACGCAGAATGTCGATGGGCTTCACCGCACCGCCGGCTCCCAAAATCTGCTCGAAGTTCACGGAAATATCTCCCGGAATAAATGCTTCGCATGCGGTCAGCCATTCTCCGGCGAAATTGATATCGAAGCCGGAAAGCTTCCCCTCTGTAACTGCGGCGGTAGAATCCGTCCTGATGTGGTCTGGTTCGGCGAGCTTCTGCCGGAAGAGGCAGTGATGGCTGCTTTTGAGGCCGCCGCCCGGGCGGAACTGTTTTTTTCGGTGGGAACCTCGGCCCTGGTTCATCCGGCAGCGGCGATGCCATTTGCGGCCAAGAGGAACGGCGCCTACCTGGTGGAAATAAATCTGGAGCCAACCCCGCTGACCGAATTTGCCGATTTTGCCGCGCACGGGAAAGCGGGCGAGATTCTCCCCGAAATTGTCAGGATTATGAAAGAATGA